In Pirellula sp. SH-Sr6A, the DNA window GTTGAACGATGCGAAAAGTTCGGTGCGATCCGCCTGGGACTCGGTAGTCGCATCTTGCGAGTCGAAACAGCCGTCGCAGCCGCAGCCGTTTTAGCGCAGACATTTCTACATACCCCGCACTCCCAAGTCGAAAGGTAACTTCCGTCGAACCGTTGGTATTTAATTGCCGGAGGGAGCGGTTCGGTTTCGATCGTACAGATAAGGATTCAATGTGGGATCGTTGTACATTTTGAACTGTCGGTACGTCCGATGTTGCTTTAACCCTGCATAGATATCTGCCAGCAATTCCCGCAGGGAGTTGCTCAATTCATCCCGTTGCAATCGGCAAATCGCCAAACGGGTCATGACCTTATCGCGATGGGACTGATCGACATCGGTACGCTGAAGTTGTTCGTCCAGGTGATAGATGCGAAGAGCCAGGATCGAGAGTCGGTCTATTGCGCTCCCCGGCGTCTCGGTGTTGAGTTTTGCCGTCGACAGAGGCTGAATGGATCGGCGTTCGAGATCTTCCGTAATCCAGTCATCTAGTTTTTCGATCCAGTCATTACGGAGCTGGTTGTAGCGATCGATATTCCGTTTGACTTGCGCGATTTGTGCATCCGAAACATCGGGGCTTCGTGCGATATCCTCTTCGTGCCATAACAAATAGTTGAACTGATGTTGCTGGCACGCGATGGATTGAATCGCTTCTTTTCCGTGTGATGGTTCGAATGGATTATCGATCGGGTTTTGATGCCACTGTGCAACCGTATCGGATTGCATCGTCAAAACTTCTGAAATGTCG includes these proteins:
- a CDS encoding DUF4254 domain-containing protein; its protein translation is MIDISEVLTMQSDTVAQWHQNPIDNPFEPSHGKEAIQSIACQQHQFNYLLWHEEDIARSPDVSDAQIAQVKRNIDRYNQLRNDWIEKLDDWITEDLERRSIQPLSTAKLNTETPGSAIDRLSILALRIYHLDEQLQRTDVDQSHRDKVMTRLAICRLQRDELSNSLRELLADIYAGLKQHRTYRQFKMYNDPTLNPYLYDRNRTAPSGN